GCCTCATCCTCCACGACACGGGCCTTCACATGGGCCAGGCCCACGCGTTCCAGCCAGGGGGCGGTGCGTTCCAGATAGCGCGCCTCCTCCCGGTACAGCTGAAGGTAGGCGCCGCAGTACTCCAGCACCTCCTCCTCCGTCGTGACCTTGCACAACAGGTCGGTGGCGCGGACATGGATGCCGCCGTTCCCGCCGACATGCAGTTCCCAACCGCTGTCCACCGCCACCACGCCGAAGTCCTTGATGGTCGCCTCCGCACAGTTGCGGGGGCAGCCGGACACGGCCAGCTTCACCTTGTGCGCGTGCCAGGACCCCCAGGTCATGCGCTCCAGCTTCACGCCCATGCCGGTGCTGTCCTGCGTGCCGAAGCGGCACCACTCGGAACCCACACAGGTCTTCACCGTACGCAGCGCCTTGCCGTAGGCGTGGCCGGAGACCATGCCGGCGTCGTTCAGATCCTTCCACACATGGGGCAGTTGCTCGCGCTTCACGCCCAGCAGGTCGATGCGCTGGCCGCCCGTCACTTTCACCGTGGGGATGGCGTACTTGTCCACCACGTCGGCGATGGCGCGCAGCTCATCCGCCGTGGTCAGCCCACCCCACATGCGTGGAATGACGGAATAGGTGCCGTCCTTCTGGATGTTGGCGTGCATGCGCTCATTCACGAAGCGCGATTGCTGGTCGTCCACGTACTCACCCGGCCAGGCCACCAGCAGGTAGAAGTTCAGCGCCGGGCGGCAGACATGGCAGCCGTCGGGCGTGGTCCAGCCCAGGGCGCCCATCACCTCGGGCATGGTGCGCAACGCCTGGCCAGTGATGGCCCGGCGCACCTGGTCATGGCTGTGGCTGGTGCACTTGCACATCGGCTTTTCCCCCGCCGGCTTGGCGGCATAGCCGTCACCCAGCGCCAGGGTCAGCAGCTGTTCCACCTGGGGCGTGCAACTGCCGCAGGAGGCGGACGCCTTGGTCCGTGCCCGCACGCCCTCCGGCGTGGTCAGGCCGTGTTCGGCGATGGCGCCCAGGATCTTGCCCTTGCACACGCCGTTGCAGCCGCAGATTTCCGCCGCATCCGGCAATGCCGCCACGGCGACGGTGGGATCGGCGGTGGGTGCCCCGGCCGCCAGGTTGCCGAAGGCCTGGCCGAAGATCACCGTGTCGCGCAAGCTCCCCAGCGGCTTGCCCTCGCGCAGCAGCTGGAAGTACCAGCCGCCGTCCTGGGCATCGCCGTACAGCACGGCACCCACCAGCGTGTCGTCACGCAGCACCAGGCGCTTGTAGGTGTTGCGCGCGGCGTCGCGGAACACCACCTCCTCCGTCGTCTCGTCACCGATGAAGTCGCCGGCGGAGAACAAATCGATGCCCGTGACCTTCAGGCGGGTGGCCATGGCGGCGGGGACGTAATCGCTGACGGCATCTTCCCGCGCCAGATGATCGGCGCAGACCTTGGCCATGTCCCACAAGGGGGCCACCAGGCCGTAGGTCTTGCCGCGATGTTCCACACACTCGCCCACCGCGAAGATTTCAGGCACGGAGGTGCGCATGTCGTCGCCCACCTCGACACCGCGGTTGATGGCCAGGCCGGCGGCCTTGGCCAAATCCACGTTGGGGCGGATGCCGATGGCCAGCACCACCAGGTCACCAGGGATCTCCCGTCCGTCGGCCAGGCGCACGCCCTGCACCCGGCCATCGCCGAAGATCGCCTCGGTCTGGCCATTGGTGAAGAAGTTCATGCCGCGCTCATCCAGCTCGCGCTGCAACAGCTCGGCCGCCGCCTTGTCCAGCTGGCGTTCCATCAGCGTGCCCATCAGGTGCACGACGGCCACCTGCATGCCCCGGCGCAGCAGGCCGTTGGCCGCCTCCAGCCCCAGCAGGCCGCCACCGATGACGATGGCTCGGCTGTGCTGTTCCGACGCCTGGATCATGGTGTTGACGTCGGCGATGTCGCGGAAGGCGCAGACGCCGGGCAGGTCCAGGCCCGGCACCGGCGGGGCGATGGGGCGCGACCCCGTGGCCAGCAGCAGCTTGTCGTATGCCACCACCCGGCCGGCGGCGGAGGTGACGGTGCGGGCGGCGGTGTCAATGGCCACCACCGCATCGCCGACGATCAGGTCGATGCCGTTTTCATCGTACCAGGACCGGGGATTGATGACGATCTGTTCCAGATCCTTCTCTCCGGCCAGCACGGACGACAGCATGATGCGGTCGTAGTTCACGTGCGGTTCGGCGCCGAACACGGTGATGTCGTACTTCAGCGGGGCGCGCTTCAGCAGTTCGTCGACCGTCCGCATTCCGGCCATGCCGTTGCCGACGACCACCAGTTTCTGGCGCGGGGGCATATGGGTATCCATGGGTCCCATCCTTCTTTCAGGTGATCGGGATCAGACGCGGGCGGTGCTGAGGGACGCGGCCCCCCAGGTGGTGCGCCACCGCCGCTTCACGCCGCTGATGCCGGCCAGCGCCGCCAAGGCCAGCAGGGCGAACACCAGGAAACCCGCCTGGTAACCGCCCGTCAGCTGCTTGGAATAGCCAAGGCTGGAGGCGAGGTAGAAACCGCCGACGCCGCCCATCATGCCGACCAGGCCGGTCATGACGCCGATCTCCCGGCGGAAGCGCTGTGGCACCAGCTGGAAGACCGCACCATTGCCCATGCCCAGCGCCAGCATGGCGACGACGAAGACGACCAGCGCCATCCAGGCCTGGGGCAGGGCGAAGCTGACGACGATCAGGGCCAGCGCCGCGATGGCGTACATGACGGTCAGCGAGCGCACGCCGCCGATACGGTCGGCCACCGCCCCGCCGATTGGGCGCACCAGGGAACCGGCGAAGACGCAGGCCGCCGTGAAGTACCCGGCCACCACCGGGCTCAGGCCATACTGGTCGTTGAAGTAGATGGTGAGGGAGGAGGCAAGGCCGACGAAACCGCCGAAGGTGACGCTGTAGAAGAACATGAACCACCAGGCGTCGCCGATCTTCAGCACCGCCAGATATTCGGCCAGCGACTTGGCTGGCGGGCATTCCGGGCTGTCCTTGGCCAGCACAGTGTAGGCCACCAGCGTGATCGCCAGCGGAATGGCCAGCAGGCCCAGCACGTTGTTCCAGCCATAGGCCACCGCCAGGGCGGGGGCGAACAGGCTGGCGAACACGGTGCCGGAATTGCCGGCCCCCGCCAGGCCCAGGGCCGTGCCCTGGTGTTCCGGCGGATACCAGCGTGAGGCCAGCGGCAGGGCGACCGCGAAGCTGGCACCGGCCACGCCCAGTACCGCACCGGTCAGCAGCGTGCCGTTGAAGCTGTGGATGCCGAACCACCACACCGCGATCAGCCCGGCGATCACCACCAGCTGCGCCAGGATACCGGTCAGCTTGGGCTTCAGGTGATCCACCAGGATGCCGTTGATCACCCGGAAGAAGGCGCCGGCCAGCACCGGCACCGCCACCATCAGGCCCTTCTGCGCCGGCGATAGGCCCAAATCCCTGGCGATCTGCACGCCCAACGGTCCCAGGATGACCCAGGCCATGAAGCTCATGTCGAAGTACAGGAACGCCGCGAACAGGGTGGGCAGGTGTCCGGCCTTCAGGAAACTCTTGTTCATCGGTGCCTCCGGGCAGCAGCGCTGCGGACCTTGGCCGGTGGGGGCTGCCATGCGGGGCGCCGCCTGTCACCGGTCAGGGCGTGGTGGATCGGGGTCGGGCGGACCATCGCTGGCCGCCGATGCGGGTGGGGGTAGGGTCCGCTGCCGGACGCTGACAAGCCGCCGTTGGCCCGCCGATCAATCCCGAGGGGACGCGCGCCATTGCGCATCCGGAGGCGGGCGGGCCCCGCCGTTGGGGCCGACCCGGGCACAGGACCGCCGCCGCGGGCGTCCTGGCCATGGCTTCCCTCTTCGCAACCGCCGTGCCAAGCTCGCAGGCGCGGAAAACCTGGGGTTTCAATATCGCGCCGCATTCGGTAACTGCCTAATTTATGGGCAAGGGAGCGGCGGTGCGCACAAATGATCAAATAATAAGCATATTTGAGGGGCTGGGCTGATGGCGACGCGCCAGATCGAGGTGCGGGTGGGTTGGTGCAGTGAAACCGGCCGCCGCAGCCGGAATGAGGATTACGTGGGCGCCTGCCTTGGTACCGCCGCGCAACGGCAGGGCCAAGGGGTTGTGGCCGCCATCGCCGACGGTGTGTCGGGCGCGCCGGCCGGCCGGGTGGCCGCGGAACTGGCGGTGCGTGGCTTTATCGATTTCTACCTGGGTGAACGCCAGACATTGGGCGTGCGTCGGGCGGCGGCGCACGCGGCGGAGGCCATCAACCGCTGGGTCCATGGCCAGGGCCGCGCCGACCCGGAACGCCAGGGCATGGCCACCACCCTGACCGCCGTGATCCTGCGCGGCCGTGTCGCCCATATCCTGCATGTCGGGGACACCCGCCTGTATCGCCTGCGCGACGGCCGGCTGAGTCAATTGACCGAGGACCACGTTCATCCCGGCCCGGATCAGCGCCACATCCTGCGCCGTGCCGTGGGGCTGGAGGATGCGTTGCGCGCCGACTATGCCGCCGAACCCTTGCGTGAGGGTGACCGCCTGGTCCTGACCACCGACGGGGTGCACGGCGCGCTGTCGGCGCGGGATCTGGTGCGCCTGGCGGCCCGCGAGCCCACGCCCGAGGGGGCCAGCCGGGCACTGGTCGATGCCGCGCTTGCGGCCGGTAGCCAGGACAACGCCACCGCCCTGGTCATCGACGTGATGGCCCTGCCGCCGGCGGATCACGGCGAATTGGCGTCCCTGTCCGCCGACCTGCCCATCTTGGCCCTACCCAGGCCAGGCGATGTCGTGGACGGCTACCGCATCGGCCACCACCTGTCCGACGGCCGCTACAGCGCCGTGTTCCTGACGGCGCCGGCGGCGGGTGAGGCGCCCCTGGTGTTGAAGTTTCCCAAGCCCAGCGTCACGGGCGACGCCAGCCATCGCCTGGCCTTCGTGCGCGAAGGCTGGGTGGCCGCCCGCGTGCGGTCCCCCTGGCTGGGCGAGGCGATGGCGGTGCCGCCCGGCCGGCAGACCCGGCTGTACACACTCATGCCCTACTATCCCGGCCAGACCTTGGCCGGGCGGCTGAAGAACCCGCCCCGGATCGGTGTGGCGGAGGGGGTGGGCCTGGTGGTGAAGTTGGCCAAGGCGGTGGCGGCCCTGCACCGTGCCGGTATCATTCATCGCGACATCAAGCCGGACAACGCCATCATCGATGGCAAGGGCGGCCTGCGCCTGATCGATCTGGGCGTGGTGCGCCTGCCCGGCCTGGAAGAGCCGGCGGCGGAACAGGCCCCCGGCACGCCCAGCTATATGGCGCCGGAACTGCTGGCCGGTGGCATGGGCGACGAACGCGCGGACCTCTATGCCCTGGGCGTCACCGCCTATCACCTGTTCACCAGCGCTTACCCGTATGGCGAGATCGAGCCTTTCCAGCATCCCCGCTTCGGCCAGCCCACGCCCTTGCAGCAGCGCCGCCCCGACCTGCCCACCTGGCTGGACCTGGCGGTGATGAAGGCGGTGAGCGCCGATCCCGTCGACCGGCAGGGCGACGTGCTGGAATTCGCCCTGGAACTTGAGGCCGGTGCCGCCAACCCCGCACCCCGTCCGGCCCGCCGCCGCCCGCTTTACGAGCGGGACCCGCTGCGCTTCTGGAAGGTGACGGCGCTGGTTCTCCTGGTCTTGCTGGTCCTGTCGCTGCTGCGCGGCGGCTGAAGTCGCACCTATCCAGTGGGGGTAACTTATGAGATTTGCAACTTAAACGCATCACCGTAACTCGATTGAAACTTCCGTATGTGCATATCATAGGTTGTGGGCCGCTGGCGCGGGAGGCGCAACAGCGGCCCATCAATTCCGCCAAGCACACTCGGAAGGAAAGCAACCATGAGCACCGCTGAAGCCCCGGCGCTGGCCGGCCTTTTCCCCTTGCATCTTCGTTCCGGTGGCGCCCCCGGCGCCCCGACGGATACCCTGAACCTGACGGTCTACACGCCCAAGGGCGAGGTCACCGGTCATTCGCTGATCGGCCAGGCCACCAACCCACCGTTGCATGTGGCCTCGCACGTCACGGGCACCGTGATCCATGAGGCCGTGATCGGCCCCGGCTCCAAGGTTCGCATCGACCTGAACGGCTGGCCGGAAATCAATTGGCCGCCGCAGGCCGGCATCGGCCCCGTCATTCCGCAGAACTACAAGGCCATCCTGGTGCTGGAGCCCAACTACGCGTCGGGTGTCATCCGCTACGAATATCGCACCGACCTGACCGGTCCGTGGCGCGTGGTGGAGCAGCCGGTTCACGCCGTCTGAGGTCCCGCCCCAGTCCCGAAAATCAGCGCCGCTTTCAGCCAGGCGCGACCTTTCCCGAAGGAATCCCACCATGAGCACCTCTGAACTTTCCGCCCCCGGCCCGGCCGGCCTGTTCCATCTGCTGGTTCATTCCACCGGTCCCCTGGGCGCCCCCCGGAATACGCTGAACCTGACGGTCTATACGCCCAAGGGGGAAGTGACCGGCCATTCCCAGGTGACCCAGGCCGTCAGCCCGCCGGTGCGGGTGGATTCCCACGTCACCGGTACCTGGAATTATGAGATCGTGGGCGGCAAGCTGCCCGGTACCGTCCGCATCGACCTGAACGGCTGGCCGGAGATCCATTGGCCGCCGCGCGCCGGCATCGGCCCGGTCATCCCGCAGAACTACAAGTCGACCCTGCTGCTGCGGGCCGGCTCCACCTCGGGTGTGATCCGCTACGAGTATCGCACCGACCTTGTCGGTGCCTGGCACGTGGTGGCGGAGCAGCCCGTGGAAGTCACCGTGGAGCCGCAAGTCGGCGCCGCCTGACGCGTTCCAAGCCCAGATGGAAAGGCCGCGACATCGCCCGGTCGCGGCCTTTCTTCTATCAAAAGGCTATTATTGGTGAGAAAGGATTCCCCGGGAAAGGGTTTCTCAGCATCGGTTAAGAGCCGGAAATGAGCATATCCAAGGCGTTTATGATGTCGAAGTAATAAGCGCGACTTAGAGAACCTACAATTGGCCCTAATTCTTTCCTAGGAATGGTGGCAATGAATTGGGTCACCATCACATGATCGTCGCCATCAATCACAAAAATGGGATTTAATCGGTCCAGCGCTCTGGGGCTGATTTTCCGGGGCCACAATGGAACCACTGCAGCTGTTGCGAGGCCTTTTAAGAGGTCGGCCTGAACTTCGAGCGCATATCCAGGTTCTCCGGCAACCCGATAAAGGTCCAGCTGGGCCATCAGAATTGCCGGAAGCGCGCATATGGAACACCGTTTTCTTCAACGAAGCTATTCCATTCGCCAATCCCGGCTTGGTTTCGCTCCAGCCAAAGGGCCGCTTTCTTTTCGGAAATCTCTACTGCCAACCCGCGCTCACAGGCCCGTGAGAGGCTAATGCCCAATGTCTTGGCTTCCGCAACCATGTCCTCAGGAAGCGACACGTTTGTGTTCTTGCGGGCTGCTGGAACTTGCCGAGATGACCCACCGTGCATGACCATGCTCCGAAGTTATGCGCATAACCATGCGCGTCCTTTGGAACGTAATATGTGCGCCTTTTTGGGCGCGATCAATGAGGCATGGATTGCCCCGCAGTTCGCCGCTTGGGCGATGTCACTTCGCGCTTTCCTGGTTTGTCGCCCCATCATACAGATCCGGCCGATAGATCCGGGCGGCCAGGGCGGTGGCCTCAGGCCCGCTTATCGGCAGGTCGCGCCAGCGCGCCATCTGGTCCAGGAACCAGTGCGCCTGGTCCAGGGTGGGGCGGGTGGCCTGGGGGGGCGTGAAGACGCAGACGTCGGTATCCTGGCCGGTGCCGGTGCGCGCACCGCCGGGCAGGCTGGCGGCGATCAGGTCGGGCGGCAGGTTCAGGAAGGCGGGCTGCGCCAGGGTGGCGGCGACGTCGGGCGTGTTGGCCGGGTCGGCGCAATGGGCGGCGGCGGCGGTCAGGGCGCGCAGCAGGCCTTGCAGGGCGGCGGGGTTCGCCTCGGCCCAGGCCTCGCGCACGGCGAGGCACTTTTCCGGATGGCCCGGCATGATCTCGGACGACAGCGCCACGGTGCGGCCGACGCCGGCGGACGCGGCCACCGCCCCCCAGGGCGCGCCGGCGCAAAAGCCGTCGATGCGGCCGGACTCAATGGCGGCGGCGGTATCGGCCGGGGGCACGATGGTCCAGTCCACGTCGGCCTGCGGGTCGATGCCGGCCGCACTCAGCCAGGTCTTGAACAACAGGGCATGGGCCGACCAGGCGTGCACCACGGCCAGCGTCACGCGCGGGCGACCGCGCAGCAGGGCGGCCAGGCGGCGGCCGGCCTCCGCTGCCGGGGGCCGTTCGCCGCCCGCCAGGATGGGATCGGCCAGGCGGTTCGACAGCGTCACCGCGTCGCCATGCTGGCTGAGGCCCATGGGGATGATCAACGGGCTTGCCGCCGGCCGCAGGCCCAGCGCCATGGCCAGCACCAGGGGGGGCAGCAGGATGGCCGCGTCCAGCAGGCCATAGGACAGCTTGTCCGCCAGATTGGCCCAGCTGGGTTCCACCGACAGTTCCACGGCCAGCCCTTCGGTCGCGAACAGGCCGGCGGTCTGGGCATGGATGACCGGGGCGCTGTCGGTCAGGCGCAGCAGGCCGATCCGGACGGGATGCGGGATGCTCATGGCCTTTTCCCCTTGTTCTTGTCGGCCGCCACCACGTCCGCGGCCACGGCGGCCAGCTTGCGGCTTTGCTCCATGGCCTGGCGGCGCAGCCAGCGATAGGCCTCGGGCTCGCCGATGCCGCGCTGGCGGATCAGGATGGCCTTGGCCCGGTCGATCAGGTCGCGTTCGCGCAAACTGGTCTCGGCCTTGTGCAGGCTGGATTCCACCTGGCGGTAACGGCGGAACATGGCGACCGCCGCCTGCACCACCGGCTTGATGGCGGGCAGGGAGGCGCCGACGACATTGTAGGAACTGACGCCAGCCTCGATCGCCGCCTCCATGAAGGCGGGGTCGTCATGGTCGACGAACATGACGATGGGACGCGGATCGTGCCGGGCGATGTGGCGGATGTCTTCCAGGCCGTCGCGGTCGGGGCGGGCCATGTCCACGATCACCAGGTCCGGCGCCTCGCGCAGCACGGCATCGGCCAGCAATTCCCCCGCTGCCAGGCGCACGATCACCGTGGCACCGGCCGCCGTCAGGTCGGCCTCCACGATGCGGCCCGGCTCGGCGGCGGTATGAATGGTGTCGGCGATAAGGACTTTCACCGGCGGCCCATCGGGTTGGCTGGTTAGCGGCCTATCAGCTTTAATCGCCAACCAGCCCCTGGTGCAAGGCCGCTTAGGCCAGCAGCCCCTCGATGGCGCGGGCCAAATCCACGTCGCGCTGGGACAGGCCCTGGGCGTCGTGGGTCGTCAGGCGGATTTCCACGCGGTTGTAGACGTTGAACCATTCCGGATGGTGGTCCGCCTTTTCCGCCAGCAGGGCCACGCGGGTCATGAAGCCGAAGGCGGTGACGAAATCCTTGAAGGTGAAGGTCTTGGTGATGGCCTCGCCGTCATCCGCCAGGGCCCAGCCCGTCAGGGTGGGCAGGTCGGCGGCGCGTTGGGCCTCGCTCAGGCGTGCAACCATGGAGGGCTCCTCTCAGTCGGCGGTGGGGGCGGTTACCGGCACCAGGGCGCCGTTGATGGCCCGGGCCTGGTGGCTGGCCAGGAAGACGATGGCGTCGGCCACGGCCGCCGTGGTGGTCCAGCTCTTGGGATCC
The DNA window shown above is from Azospirillaceae bacterium and carries:
- the nirB gene encoding nitrite reductase large subunit NirB — translated: MDTHMPPRQKLVVVGNGMAGMRTVDELLKRAPLKYDITVFGAEPHVNYDRIMLSSVLAGEKDLEQIVINPRSWYDENGIDLIVGDAVVAIDTAARTVTSAAGRVVAYDKLLLATGSRPIAPPVPGLDLPGVCAFRDIADVNTMIQASEQHSRAIVIGGGLLGLEAANGLLRRGMQVAVVHLMGTLMERQLDKAAAELLQRELDERGMNFFTNGQTEAIFGDGRVQGVRLADGREIPGDLVVLAIGIRPNVDLAKAAGLAINRGVEVGDDMRTSVPEIFAVGECVEHRGKTYGLVAPLWDMAKVCADHLAREDAVSDYVPAAMATRLKVTGIDLFSAGDFIGDETTEEVVFRDAARNTYKRLVLRDDTLVGAVLYGDAQDGGWYFQLLREGKPLGSLRDTVIFGQAFGNLAAGAPTADPTVAVAALPDAAEICGCNGVCKGKILGAIAEHGLTTPEGVRARTKASASCGSCTPQVEQLLTLALGDGYAAKPAGEKPMCKCTSHSHDQVRRAITGQALRTMPEVMGALGWTTPDGCHVCRPALNFYLLVAWPGEYVDDQQSRFVNERMHANIQKDGTYSVIPRMWGGLTTADELRAIADVVDKYAIPTVKVTGGQRIDLLGVKREQLPHVWKDLNDAGMVSGHAYGKALRTVKTCVGSEWCRFGTQDSTGMGVKLERMTWGSWHAHKVKLAVSGCPRNCAEATIKDFGVVAVDSGWELHVGGNGGIHVRATDLLCKVTTEEEVLEYCGAYLQLYREEARYLERTAPWLERVGLAHVKARVVEDEAGRRALHAKFLHAQTFSQNDPWAERAPGADAAAPFRTLATVE
- a CDS encoding NarK/NasA family nitrate transporter, coding for MNKSFLKAGHLPTLFAAFLYFDMSFMAWVILGPLGVQIARDLGLSPAQKGLMVAVPVLAGAFFRVINGILVDHLKPKLTGILAQLVVIAGLIAVWWFGIHSFNGTLLTGAVLGVAGASFAVALPLASRWYPPEHQGTALGLAGAGNSGTVFASLFAPALAVAYGWNNVLGLLAIPLAITLVAYTVLAKDSPECPPAKSLAEYLAVLKIGDAWWFMFFYSVTFGGFVGLASSLTIYFNDQYGLSPVVAGYFTAACVFAGSLVRPIGGAVADRIGGVRSLTVMYAIAALALIVVSFALPQAWMALVVFVVAMLALGMGNGAVFQLVPQRFRREIGVMTGLVGMMGGVGGFYLASSLGYSKQLTGGYQAGFLVFALLALAALAGISGVKRRWRTTWGAASLSTARV
- a CDS encoding protein phosphatase 2C domain-containing protein, whose translation is MATRQIEVRVGWCSETGRRSRNEDYVGACLGTAAQRQGQGVVAAIADGVSGAPAGRVAAELAVRGFIDFYLGERQTLGVRRAAAHAAEAINRWVHGQGRADPERQGMATTLTAVILRGRVAHILHVGDTRLYRLRDGRLSQLTEDHVHPGPDQRHILRRAVGLEDALRADYAAEPLREGDRLVLTTDGVHGALSARDLVRLAAREPTPEGASRALVDAALAAGSQDNATALVIDVMALPPADHGELASLSADLPILALPRPGDVVDGYRIGHHLSDGRYSAVFLTAPAAGEAPLVLKFPKPSVTGDASHRLAFVREGWVAARVRSPWLGEAMAVPPGRQTRLYTLMPYYPGQTLAGRLKNPPRIGVAEGVGLVVKLAKAVAALHRAGIIHRDIKPDNAIIDGKGGLRLIDLGVVRLPGLEEPAAEQAPGTPSYMAPELLAGGMGDERADLYALGVTAYHLFTSAYPYGEIEPFQHPRFGQPTPLQQRRPDLPTWLDLAVMKAVSADPVDRQGDVLEFALELEAGAANPAPRPARRRPLYERDPLRFWKVTALVLLVLLVLSLLRGG
- a CDS encoding DUF1842 domain-containing protein, with the translated sequence MSTAEAPALAGLFPLHLRSGGAPGAPTDTLNLTVYTPKGEVTGHSLIGQATNPPLHVASHVTGTVIHEAVIGPGSKVRIDLNGWPEINWPPQAGIGPVIPQNYKAILVLEPNYASGVIRYEYRTDLTGPWRVVEQPVHAV
- a CDS encoding DUF1842 domain-containing protein encodes the protein MSTSELSAPGPAGLFHLLVHSTGPLGAPRNTLNLTVYTPKGEVTGHSQVTQAVSPPVRVDSHVTGTWNYEIVGGKLPGTVRIDLNGWPEIHWPPRAGIGPVIPQNYKSTLLLRAGSTSGVIRYEYRTDLVGAWHVVAEQPVEVTVEPQVGAA
- a CDS encoding CcdB family protein yields the protein MAQLDLYRVAGEPGYALEVQADLLKGLATAAVVPLWPRKISPRALDRLNPIFVIDGDDHVMVTQFIATIPRKELGPIVGSLSRAYYFDIINALDMLISGS
- a CDS encoding type II toxin-antitoxin system CcdA family antitoxin, which encodes MSLPEDMVAEAKTLGISLSRACERGLAVEISEKKAALWLERNQAGIGEWNSFVEENGVPYARFRQF
- a CDS encoding ABC transporter substrate-binding protein; this translates as MSIPHPVRIGLLRLTDSAPVIHAQTAGLFATEGLAVELSVEPSWANLADKLSYGLLDAAILLPPLVLAMALGLRPAASPLIIPMGLSQHGDAVTLSNRLADPILAGGERPPAAEAGRRLAALLRGRPRVTLAVVHAWSAHALLFKTWLSAAGIDPQADVDWTIVPPADTAAAIESGRIDGFCAGAPWGAVAASAGVGRTVALSSEIMPGHPEKCLAVREAWAEANPAALQGLLRALTAAAAHCADPANTPDVAATLAQPAFLNLPPDLIAASLPGGARTGTGQDTDVCVFTPPQATRPTLDQAHWFLDQMARWRDLPISGPEATALAARIYRPDLYDGATNQESAK
- a CDS encoding ANTAR domain-containing protein, with the protein product MKVLIADTIHTAAEPGRIVEADLTAAGATVIVRLAAGELLADAVLREAPDLVIVDMARPDRDGLEDIRHIARHDPRPIVMFVDHDDPAFMEAAIEAGVSSYNVVGASLPAIKPVVQAAVAMFRRYRQVESSLHKAETSLRERDLIDRAKAILIRQRGIGEPEAYRWLRRQAMEQSRKLAAVAADVVAADKNKGKRP
- a CDS encoding 4a-hydroxytetrahydrobiopterin dehydratase, with the translated sequence MVARLSEAQRAADLPTLTGWALADDGEAITKTFTFKDFVTAFGFMTRVALLAEKADHHPEWFNVYNRVEIRLTTHDAQGLSQRDVDLARAIEGLLA